In the genome of Vibrio sp. NTOU-M3, one region contains:
- a CDS encoding cell division protein ZapC has protein sequence MLKPSDRWTWYYEDREGHLMLDLGNDMVFKTNLSRKLIVDCAIGINEFSVDDAAAFEVYKEQIALLDISEPRQAELALYCVAAKRFHKPVQPKSWFFDCISDGAVPQEGDFIYLSNSYGGGYFLVLEVGESASLCASINLDTFVLSSAKELVFGEAIKVMHDRMVIANQDFIASPMALVG, from the coding sequence ATGCTTAAACCCAGTGATCGATGGACATGGTATTACGAAGACAGGGAAGGCCACTTGATGCTGGACCTAGGCAATGACATGGTCTTCAAAACTAACCTTTCCAGAAAATTAATAGTCGATTGTGCGATCGGCATTAACGAATTCTCTGTTGATGATGCAGCTGCTTTCGAAGTATACAAAGAGCAAATTGCTCTATTAGATATTAGTGAGCCTCGTCAGGCAGAGTTGGCGTTGTATTGTGTCGCAGCTAAACGCTTTCATAAGCCTGTCCAACCTAAGAGCTGGTTTTTTGATTGCATTTCAGACGGTGCCGTTCCACAAGAAGGGGATTTCATTTATTTAAGCAATTCCTATGGTGGTGGCTACTTCTTAGTATTGGAAGTAGGAGAGAGTGCGAGTCTTTGTGCGTCAATTAATTTGGACACTTTTGTGCTCAGCAGCGCAAAAGAATTGGTTTTTGGCGAAGCAATTAAAGTCATGCATGATCGCATGGTTATCGCAAATCAGGATTTTATAGCAAGCCCGATGGCTCTCGTCGGGTAA
- the pyrD gene encoding quinone-dependent dihydroorotate dehydrogenase: MLYRLARTGFFQLDAEKAHDLAIQNFKRFTGTPLDIFYRQQLPNRPVECMGITFRNPVGLAAGLDKNGECIEAFDAMGFGFVEVGTVTPRPQSGNDKPRLFRLVEAEGIINRMGFNNLGVDNLIENVKKAKFDCVLGINIGKNKDTPIEKGAEDYLICMEKVYEYAGYIAVNISSPNTPGLRSLQYGEALDELLSALKEKQAELAEKHDKYVPLALKIAPDLSDDEISQICESLIKNNIDGVIATNTTLDRTMVEGMKHASEAGGLSGRPVQSRSTEVVRKLHEELGDKLPIIGVGGVDSFVSAKEKLLAGAKLVQVYSGFIYHGPGLVRDIVKNLN; the protein is encoded by the coding sequence ATGCTTTACCGCTTAGCCAGAACTGGCTTTTTCCAACTTGATGCCGAAAAGGCACATGATCTAGCAATTCAAAACTTCAAACGCTTTACCGGCACACCTCTTGATATTTTCTACCGTCAACAACTTCCAAATCGACCAGTCGAATGTATGGGCATTACTTTCCGTAACCCAGTAGGGCTTGCTGCGGGTTTGGATAAAAACGGCGAATGTATTGAAGCATTTGATGCGATGGGGTTTGGCTTCGTTGAAGTCGGGACAGTAACACCACGTCCTCAATCAGGAAATGATAAACCACGTTTGTTCCGCCTTGTTGAAGCGGAAGGAATTATTAATCGCATGGGTTTTAACAACCTTGGTGTAGATAACCTGATTGAGAATGTTAAGAAAGCTAAGTTTGATTGCGTACTTGGCATTAACATTGGCAAGAATAAAGATACTCCAATAGAAAAGGGCGCTGAAGATTATTTAATCTGCATGGAAAAAGTGTACGAGTATGCCGGTTATATTGCAGTGAATATTTCTTCACCAAATACTCCTGGATTACGTTCACTGCAGTATGGTGAAGCTTTAGATGAACTTCTATCTGCACTAAAAGAGAAACAAGCGGAATTAGCCGAGAAACACGATAAATATGTTCCACTTGCATTAAAGATCGCGCCGGATCTTAGTGATGATGAAATTAGTCAGATTTGTGAGTCTTTGATCAAAAACAACATTGATGGTGTGATCGCAACAAATACAACATTAGATCGCACAATGGTCGAAGGTATGAAGCATGCTTCAGAAGCTGGTGGTTTAAGTGGACGACCAGTACAGTCCCGCAGTACCGAAGTTGTGCGTAAACTTCATGAGGAGTTGGGTGATAAGTTACCTATCATCGGTGTAGGTGGGGTAGATTCATTTGTGTCTGCAAAAGAGAAACTGCTTGCGGGTGCAAAACTTGTGCAAGTGTACTCTGGCTTTATTTACCATGGTCCTGGTTTAGTACGTGATATCGTCAAAAACCTAAATTAA
- a CDS encoding NAD-glutamate dehydrogenase: MTARETLMPVLLEKVYKLIQDKLELAHQPLVTQLAQHLFSNISQDDLVERNESDLYGAVVSLWHHINEKKPEDISVRVFNPSVSRQGWQSTHTIVEIVVPDSPFLVDSTKMALSRLGLDSHLMLHGPTQVERSKQGEIINLNNGTGVMQSLFHVEVDRLTDKSEMASLKEELLSILLDTGLVVQDWLLMVEKLEEVTNQVESKQGKFDIERDRWDETIQFLRWLGNHNFTFMGYKEYDLVTVDGDTELRPTKEKGLGLFANEHRVRSVKLSNFPDSARLEAKKPFLLIVTKGNTPSRIHRPAYTDYIGIKKFDKNGKVVGEHRFTGLYTSAVYNQSVSGIPLIREKVGRILEASGYREGSYSYKALHNILENYPRDELLQAKEEELLEVGMGVVQMQDRDLLRLFVRKDPFGRFFSCMVYVTKDRYNTELRRQTQRILQQYFGCEQEVEFTTYFSESPLARTHYIVRVDNNNMDIDVKTIEQNLMEASSTWDDRLKEAIIANFGESKGLPLSKDYMRAFPRSYKEDVMPGSAVADIERLESLSDDNKLGMLFYRPQELGSDSKAVRLKLYHRDEPIHLSDVMPMLENLGLRVIGESPYEVRSANGQIYWILDFSMLHKSDKSVDLREARDRFQQAFAAIWAGELESDGFNRLVLGASLTGREISILRAYARYMRQVGFPFSQHYIEETLSHYPDLAKGLVDLFVKRFDPKHKGSEKGQKDLIKKMMEQLDHVESLDDDRIIRRYMEMITATLRTNYYQLDTNKQNKPWLALKMKPSDIPEIPQPVPAFEIFVYAPDIEGVHLRGGKVARGGLRWSDRQEDFRTEILGLVKAQQVKNTVIVPVGAKGGFVCKRQHMLTSRDEIFAEGQRCYKRFIRALLDVSDNIIEGEVIPPKNVVRHDEDDPYLVVAADKGTATFSDLANSVSEEYNFWLGDAFASGGSNGYDHKAMGITAKGGWESVKRHFREMGINCQTTDFTAVGVGDMAGDVFGNGMLLSKHIRLQAAFNHLHIFIDPNPDSAKGWEERNRLFNLPRSSWEDYNQELISKGGGVFSRRAKSISLTPEIQKMIGTKKASLAPNDLIKMILKMEVDLLWNGGIGTYVKASTETHTDVGDRANDVLRIDGKELKAKVVGEGGNLGMTQLGRIEYALTGGRVNTDFVDNVGGVDCSDNEVNIKIFLNTLVAHGDLTVKQRNQILESMEDEVGEIVLDDAYCQSESISVTEQQGVSLVKEQIRFIHTMEKAGHLDRALEYIPDDETLLEREKQGFALTRPELSVLVAYGKMVLKEELVHDDIANDEYHGQQLINYFPTELRRNYSVHMQEHPLRSEIIATALANQMVNEMGCNFVTRLQEETGANVVDIANAYAASREIYGLGRILEQVRELDNDAETSAQYDMMFYVRRTLRRLSRWLLRNRTGKQSVRELIELYQSDVHAITDKLDDMLVPAEVEEHNDMAKAWIEKGISADIASYVARLSSLYSVLDISTVSREKGKSIEQSAKLYYNLGDRLSLHWFLKQINTQAVDNHWQALARAAFREDLDWQQRQLTGQVLSCSCSAEDLDVMKELDQWISNNELSLHRWENILNEFKVGSVHEFAKFSVALRELMLLNLNCSSNE, encoded by the coding sequence ATGACCGCGCGTGAAACACTGATGCCGGTTCTGCTTGAAAAAGTATATAAGCTTATTCAAGACAAACTCGAGCTTGCTCATCAGCCTTTAGTCACTCAACTTGCTCAGCATCTTTTCAGCAATATTTCTCAAGATGATCTTGTGGAAAGAAATGAATCTGATTTGTATGGTGCCGTTGTTAGTCTTTGGCATCATATAAATGAAAAAAAACCGGAAGATATTTCCGTTCGAGTATTTAACCCATCAGTCAGTCGTCAAGGCTGGCAATCGACTCATACTATCGTTGAAATCGTCGTACCTGACAGCCCGTTTCTCGTTGACTCAACCAAAATGGCATTAAGCCGCCTTGGATTAGACTCTCACTTAATGTTGCATGGTCCAACACAAGTTGAGCGCTCAAAGCAGGGAGAGATCATCAACCTGAATAATGGTACTGGTGTAATGCAGTCCTTATTCCACGTAGAAGTAGACCGCTTAACGGATAAATCAGAAATGGCTTCTCTGAAAGAAGAGCTGCTATCCATTTTGCTTGATACGGGCCTTGTCGTTCAAGATTGGCTGCTGATGGTTGAAAAACTGGAAGAAGTAACGAACCAAGTTGAATCGAAACAAGGTAAGTTTGATATTGAGCGAGATCGTTGGGATGAAACTATCCAGTTTTTACGTTGGCTAGGGAATCACAACTTTACCTTTATGGGTTACAAAGAATATGACTTGGTTACGGTTGATGGTGACACCGAGTTGCGCCCAACCAAAGAGAAAGGGCTAGGTCTTTTCGCGAATGAACATCGTGTTCGTAGCGTTAAACTTTCAAACTTCCCTGACTCAGCCAGACTAGAAGCGAAAAAGCCATTCTTACTTATTGTGACTAAAGGCAATACACCGAGTCGCATTCATCGTCCAGCGTATACCGATTATATCGGGATTAAAAAGTTTGATAAGAACGGTAAAGTGGTTGGGGAACATCGATTCACTGGTTTGTATACGTCTGCGGTATATAACCAAAGTGTGTCCGGTATTCCGCTGATACGTGAAAAGGTAGGGCGAATTCTTGAAGCGAGTGGTTATCGTGAAGGTTCATATTCTTATAAAGCGCTACACAATATTCTAGAAAACTACCCAAGGGACGAACTGCTGCAAGCAAAAGAAGAAGAGCTGCTAGAAGTCGGCATGGGTGTCGTTCAGATGCAGGATCGTGATTTGCTTCGTTTGTTCGTACGAAAAGATCCGTTTGGTCGTTTCTTTAGCTGCATGGTTTATGTCACCAAAGATCGTTACAACACCGAATTACGACGTCAGACTCAGCGTATTTTGCAGCAGTATTTTGGTTGTGAACAAGAAGTTGAGTTCACAACATATTTTTCTGAAAGTCCTTTAGCTAGAACGCATTACATCGTCCGTGTCGATAATAACAACATGGATATCGACGTAAAAACAATTGAGCAAAACTTAATGGAAGCATCTTCTACATGGGATGATCGTTTGAAAGAAGCGATCATTGCGAACTTTGGTGAAAGCAAAGGATTACCGCTATCGAAAGATTATATGCGTGCTTTCCCCCGATCGTATAAAGAAGATGTGATGCCGGGATCGGCGGTTGCCGACATTGAACGACTTGAGTCACTAAGCGATGATAACAAGTTGGGCATGTTGTTCTATCGTCCGCAGGAGTTGGGTAGTGATTCCAAAGCCGTCCGATTGAAACTCTATCATCGCGACGAACCTATCCATTTATCTGATGTCATGCCGATGTTGGAGAATTTGGGGCTTCGAGTGATTGGTGAATCACCTTATGAAGTAAGAAGTGCGAATGGACAGATTTATTGGATCCTAGATTTTTCTATGCTTCATAAGAGCGATAAGAGTGTTGATCTACGTGAAGCTCGCGATCGTTTCCAACAAGCTTTTGCTGCAATTTGGGCTGGTGAGCTTGAAAGCGATGGATTTAACCGCTTGGTGCTAGGTGCATCACTCACAGGAAGAGAGATCTCGATTCTTCGAGCTTATGCTCGCTACATGCGCCAAGTTGGTTTCCCATTTAGTCAACATTATATCGAGGAAACCCTAAGTCATTATCCTGATCTTGCTAAAGGGTTGGTGGATCTTTTCGTTAAACGTTTTGATCCGAAACACAAAGGAAGTGAGAAAGGACAAAAAGACCTGATCAAGAAAATGATGGAACAGCTTGATCATGTAGAAAGTCTTGATGATGACCGGATCATTCGCCGTTACATGGAAATGATTACGGCTACATTACGTACCAACTATTATCAGCTCGATACGAATAAACAGAATAAGCCTTGGTTGGCATTGAAAATGAAGCCAAGTGACATTCCTGAAATTCCTCAACCAGTGCCTGCATTTGAGATCTTCGTTTATGCTCCAGATATTGAAGGTGTGCATTTACGTGGTGGTAAAGTTGCTCGTGGTGGCTTGCGTTGGTCTGATCGCCAAGAAGATTTCCGTACAGAAATTCTCGGGCTGGTAAAAGCACAGCAAGTTAAGAATACGGTTATTGTCCCAGTTGGCGCTAAAGGGGGCTTTGTCTGCAAACGCCAACACATGCTGACATCCCGAGATGAGATTTTTGCTGAAGGACAACGCTGCTACAAACGCTTTATCCGAGCATTGCTTGATGTGTCAGACAACATCATTGAAGGCGAAGTGATCCCTCCTAAAAATGTTGTTCGTCATGATGAAGATGATCCATACCTCGTGGTGGCGGCGGATAAAGGAACCGCAACGTTTTCTGATCTCGCTAACTCTGTGTCGGAAGAATACAATTTCTGGCTAGGAGATGCATTTGCCTCTGGTGGCTCAAATGGTTATGACCATAAAGCCATGGGCATCACGGCAAAAGGTGGTTGGGAGTCCGTTAAACGCCATTTCAGAGAAATGGGAATTAACTGCCAAACAACGGACTTTACTGCGGTAGGTGTCGGAGACATGGCCGGTGATGTGTTTGGTAACGGAATGCTGTTGTCGAAACATATTCGATTGCAAGCTGCGTTTAACCATTTACATATTTTCATCGATCCAAATCCAGATTCTGCTAAAGGCTGGGAAGAGCGTAACCGCTTGTTTAACTTGCCACGTTCGAGCTGGGAAGATTACAACCAAGAACTGATTTCAAAAGGTGGTGGCGTATTTTCTCGTAGAGCGAAGTCGATCAGTTTGACTCCAGAAATTCAGAAAATGATCGGTACGAAGAAGGCGTCGTTAGCTCCAAATGATCTTATTAAAATGATCTTAAAAATGGAGGTCGATCTTCTTTGGAATGGTGGTATCGGTACATACGTTAAAGCTTCCACTGAAACTCACACCGACGTAGGGGATCGTGCGAACGATGTCCTTCGTATTGACGGAAAAGAGCTAAAAGCCAAAGTTGTTGGCGAAGGTGGTAACTTGGGTATGACTCAGCTTGGGCGTATTGAATACGCGTTGACTGGTGGCCGAGTAAATACCGACTTTGTCGATAATGTGGGTGGTGTAGATTGCTCAGATAATGAAGTGAATATTAAGATCTTCCTGAATACCTTAGTTGCGCATGGTGATCTCACCGTTAAACAGCGTAACCAGATACTGGAATCAATGGAAGATGAAGTGGGTGAAATCGTTCTAGATGATGCGTACTGCCAGTCAGAGTCAATTTCAGTTACTGAACAGCAAGGGGTTTCTTTAGTTAAGGAACAAATCCGCTTTATCCATACAATGGAGAAAGCAGGGCATCTTGATCGTGCATTGGAGTATATTCCTGATGATGAAACGCTTCTTGAACGCGAAAAACAAGGCTTTGCTTTAACAAGACCTGAGCTTTCCGTACTGGTTGCATACGGTAAGATGGTGTTGAAAGAGGAGCTAGTCCACGATGACATCGCAAATGATGAATATCATGGTCAGCAACTCATTAATTACTTCCCAACTGAGTTACGACGTAACTATTCTGTCCATATGCAAGAACATCCATTGCGTTCAGAGATCATTGCTACTGCGCTAGCAAACCAAATGGTTAATGAAATGGGCTGCAACTTTGTTACTCGGCTTCAAGAAGAGACAGGAGCAAATGTTGTTGATATCGCCAATGCGTATGCGGCATCCCGTGAAATATATGGGTTAGGGCGAATATTGGAGCAGGTCCGTGAATTAGATAACGATGCGGAAACCTCAGCGCAATACGATATGATGTTTTATGTTAGACGCACTTTGAGAAGACTTTCTCGTTGGTTGTTGCGCAACCGAACTGGTAAGCAAAGTGTTAGGGAGTTAATTGAGTTGTACCAATCTGATGTTCATGCCATTACTGACAAACTGGATGACATGTTAGTTCCTGCTGAAGTGGAAGAACACAATGACATGGCTAAAGCATGGATAGAGAAAGGTATTAGTGCCGATATTGCGAGTTATGTGGCTCGTCTATCAAGTCTGTACTCAGTACTGGATATATCTACAGTGTCTCGTGAAAAAGGCAAATCCATCGAGCAGAGTGCTAAACTCTACTACAATCTTGGTGATCGATTGTCTCTGCATTGGTTCTTAAAACAAATCAATACTCAAGCCGTTGATAACCATTGGCAGGCATTGGCAAGAGCGGCCTTTAGAGAAGATCTAGATTGGCAACAGCGTCAATTGACAGGTCAGGTGTTAAGCTGCAGTTGCTCGGCAGAAGATCTTGATGTGATGAAAGAACTGGATCAATGGATCTCGAATAACGAACTCTCACTTCATCGTTGGGAAAATATTCTTAATGAATTTAAAGTGGGTTCCGTCCATGAATTTGCAAAATTCTCAGTCGCATTACGTGAATTAATGCTATTAAATTTGAATTGTTCCTCAAATGAGTAA
- a CDS encoding DUF2835 domain-containing protein — protein MNYYYFSLNISYQTFLSHYSGAASSVLVITDNGLRLQLPATRFRPFLTQIGVKGRFRLTTDQENKFIKLEVL, from the coding sequence ATGAACTATTACTATTTCTCACTGAACATTTCATATCAAACCTTCCTTTCTCATTATTCAGGGGCAGCAAGCTCAGTATTAGTGATTACAGACAATGGGTTACGGCTACAGCTTCCTGCAACACGATTTCGGCCTTTTTTAACCCAAATCGGAGTTAAAGGGCGCTTTCGACTGACAACTGACCAAGAAAACAAATTTATTAAGTTAGAAGTTCTGTGA
- the pepN gene encoding aminopeptidase N, producing the protein MALTPQAKYRKDYQSPSHTITDIELTFDLHDTATTVTAVSNVKQVSDNTSLKLDGEGLVLKRVEVDGEEWTNYQEAEGCLELHQLPEQFNLTIITEINPEANTALEGLYKSGGAFCTQCEAEGFRRITYYMDRPDVLAKYTTKVIADKAEYPFLLSNGNRIAEGELEEGRHWVQWQDPHPKPAYLFALVAGDFDVLRDKYITRSGRNVELEIFVDKGNLDRAPHAMTSLINSMKWDEERFGLEYDLDIYMIVAVDFFNMGAMENKGLNIFNSKFVLANDKTATDTDYLGIEAVIGHEYFHNWTGNRVTCRDWFQLSLKEGLTVFRDQEFSSDLGSRAVNRINNVRIIRGPQFAEDASPMSHPIRPEKVIEMNNFYTLTVYEKGSEVIRMMHTLLGEEGFQKGMKLYFERHDGTAATCEDFVSAMEDASGVDLKQFRLWYSQSGTPKLKVSSEYNELDKTYSLTVEQSTEATQDQNDKQALHIPFDIELYQANGDVVELRRNNSLVNNVLNVTKDKQTFVFENVNEKPIPSMLREFSAPVVMEYDYSDEELTFLMVHARNEFARWDAGQMLLAKYIRSNVQAVQNDEQFDLPDSVIDAFRGVLLNENLEHAFITEMLSLPSHNEVFGWYKQVDVDAVASVLKSIKVKLATELEDEFSAIYHSLKQANYSIEHSAIGQRSLRNTALSYLAYTEQGNQLAKAQYEQANNMTDTIAAMSAVNSAQLECREALMADYSAKWKHDGLVMDKWFALQGANPSEDVLDVIKQTMGHEAFSLKNPNRTRSLIGSFLNMNPVRFHAKSGEGYKFAGEILRELNSSNPQVASRLIDPLLKFRKYDEERQVLIKAELESLKALDNLAKDLFEKVSKALES; encoded by the coding sequence ATGGCTCTAACACCACAAGCCAAATATCGTAAAGATTATCAATCACCAAGTCACACGATTACCGATATCGAGCTAACATTTGATTTGCATGATACTGCAACAACCGTCACGGCAGTTTCTAACGTCAAACAAGTATCAGATAACACCTCACTGAAATTAGACGGTGAAGGTCTTGTATTAAAGCGCGTAGAAGTTGATGGTGAAGAGTGGACGAACTACCAAGAGGCTGAAGGGTGTTTAGAGTTACACCAGTTACCTGAGCAGTTTAATTTAACCATTATTACTGAAATAAACCCTGAAGCGAACACGGCTTTAGAAGGGCTCTATAAATCAGGTGGCGCATTCTGTACTCAGTGTGAAGCCGAAGGCTTCCGCCGTATCACTTATTATATGGACCGTCCGGATGTGCTAGCAAAGTACACAACGAAAGTGATTGCTGATAAAGCTGAGTATCCATTTCTATTAAGTAACGGTAACCGAATTGCAGAAGGTGAACTTGAAGAAGGTCGTCATTGGGTTCAATGGCAAGATCCGCACCCTAAACCAGCTTATTTGTTTGCCCTAGTTGCTGGCGATTTTGATGTATTACGTGACAAATACATCACACGATCTGGTCGTAATGTTGAGCTTGAAATCTTCGTTGATAAAGGGAATTTAGACCGTGCTCCACACGCAATGACATCGCTGATTAACTCGATGAAGTGGGACGAAGAACGATTTGGCCTAGAGTACGATCTCGACATCTATATGATTGTTGCTGTCGATTTCTTCAACATGGGCGCAATGGAGAATAAAGGGTTAAACATCTTTAACTCTAAATTTGTCCTAGCAAATGATAAAACGGCAACAGATACGGATTATTTAGGCATTGAAGCGGTTATTGGCCATGAGTATTTCCATAACTGGACAGGGAACCGAGTGACATGTCGAGATTGGTTCCAGCTAAGCCTTAAAGAAGGTTTAACCGTATTCCGTGACCAAGAGTTTTCTTCTGACCTCGGTTCAAGGGCTGTGAATCGAATTAACAATGTTCGCATTATTCGTGGTCCTCAGTTTGCCGAGGATGCTAGCCCGATGTCTCATCCAATTCGACCTGAGAAAGTGATTGAGATGAACAACTTCTACACGCTAACCGTGTACGAAAAAGGCAGCGAAGTCATTCGAATGATGCACACTTTGCTTGGTGAAGAAGGGTTCCAGAAAGGCATGAAGTTGTACTTCGAGCGTCACGATGGTACGGCGGCTACTTGTGAAGACTTTGTTTCTGCGATGGAAGATGCTTCTGGTGTGGACTTAAAACAATTCCGTTTATGGTATAGCCAATCGGGTACACCAAAGCTAAAAGTGTCGAGTGAATACAATGAACTGGATAAAACTTATTCGCTGACGGTTGAGCAATCAACGGAAGCGACACAAGACCAAAATGACAAACAAGCATTACATATTCCGTTTGATATTGAACTGTATCAAGCAAATGGTGATGTAGTTGAGTTACGCCGTAACAATTCTCTAGTAAACAATGTTTTGAATGTGACTAAAGACAAGCAAACATTTGTTTTTGAAAACGTGAATGAAAAACCAATTCCATCAATGCTTAGAGAATTCTCAGCACCAGTCGTTATGGAATATGATTACAGTGATGAAGAGCTGACTTTCCTAATGGTTCACGCGCGTAATGAATTTGCGCGATGGGATGCAGGGCAGATGCTCTTGGCAAAATACATTCGCAGTAATGTACAAGCCGTTCAAAATGATGAACAGTTTGATTTGCCAGACTCTGTTATCGATGCATTCCGCGGTGTTCTATTAAACGAAAACCTCGAACATGCGTTCATCACGGAAATGTTATCGCTTCCAAGTCACAATGAAGTTTTCGGTTGGTATAAGCAAGTTGATGTTGATGCTGTAGCATCCGTCCTAAAGTCAATCAAAGTTAAATTGGCAACTGAGCTGGAAGACGAGTTCAGTGCAATTTACCACAGCTTGAAACAAGCGAACTATTCGATAGAACACTCAGCAATTGGTCAACGTTCGCTACGTAACACCGCACTTTCTTATCTTGCGTATACCGAGCAAGGAAATCAGTTAGCGAAAGCTCAATATGAGCAAGCAAACAATATGACAGATACGATTGCCGCAATGTCAGCAGTGAACAGCGCACAGCTTGAATGTCGTGAAGCGTTGATGGCAGATTACAGTGCAAAATGGAAACATGATGGTTTAGTCATGGATAAATGGTTTGCGTTACAAGGTGCAAACCCTTCAGAAGATGTTTTGGATGTTATTAAACAAACGATGGGCCATGAAGCATTCAGTTTGAAAAACCCAAATCGTACGAGAAGTTTAATTGGCTCATTCTTGAATATGAACCCTGTTCGTTTCCATGCGAAAAGTGGTGAAGGTTATAAGTTCGCGGGCGAAATTCTACGTGAACTTAACAGCAGCAACCCACAAGTGGCGTCACGTTTAATCGATCCATTGTTGAAATTCCGCAAATATGATGAAGAGCGTCAAGTTCTCATCAAGGCTGAGTTGGAATCACTGAAAGCATTAGATAACCTAGCTAAGGACTTGTTTGAAAAAGTGTCTAAAGCATTAGAATCTTAA